The following are from one region of the Ischnura elegans chromosome X, ioIscEleg1.1, whole genome shotgun sequence genome:
- the LOC124171312 gene encoding uncharacterized protein LOC124171312, with product MEPRRTTCPWGNRCNCNPRRVFPRRRWSSPDVVSSAERPSLEGVVPSDQEAAPAAPNEATGGAEAPGGSTRAAESLEDTEERRHTDAARRYALVRRLSLQHPRPPRRCWSQFRVQMGWLGLDWRTILGPLSERRSARVNTAAIFQPSSRPAPSMGPTRETYPVGFYEPRQRDSPVLMPRRGPMARNPLSLRAGPAFPRNPPPPPQPQRSPGFRVYEEPVPPGVIRQRRRQRRPAAAPREE from the coding sequence GGTGTTCCCCAGAAGAAGATGGAGTTCCCCAGATGTAGTTTCAAGTGCTGAAAGACCTTCTCTTGAAGGAGTGGTCCCAAGTGATCAAGAAGCCGCACCTGCTGCACCAAATGAGGCTACCGGAGGGGCAGAAGCGCCCGGTGGATCAACACGCGCCGCTGAGAGTTTAGAGGATACGGAAGAAAGGAGGCACACAGATGCGGCTCGGCGATACGCCTTGGTGCGGCGCTTGTCATTGCAGCACCCTAGGCCGCCGCGCCGCTGCTGGAGCCAATTCAGGGTACAGATGGGGTGGCTTGGCTTGGATTGGAGAACCATCTTGGGACCGCTGTCGGAGCGGCGATCCGCGCGCGTTAACACCGCCGCCATCTTTCAGCCATCCAGTCGACCCGCTCCGAGCATGGGGCCGACGCGCGAGACCTACCCGGTGGGCTTCTACGAGCCGCGGCAGCGCGATTCGCCGGTGCTCATGCCGCGCCGAGGGCCGATGGCGCGAAACCCACTAAGCCTGCGCGCGGGGCCAGCCTTCCCGCGGAACCCGCCGCCGCCCCCCCAGCCGCAGCGCAGCCCCGGGTTCCGCGTGTACGAGGAACCAGTGCCCCCGGGCGTAATCCGACAACGGCGACGGCAGCGGCGCCCCGCCGCGGCGCCGCGCGAGGAGTAA